A genomic segment from Neobacillus sp. YX16 encodes:
- a CDS encoding protease modulator HflC yields MTNDNVVNIDGRGPKGFNWRNYTKISIFLVIILVLLGVFLSNLIVVKEGEYKVIRQFGEVVRIVKTPGLTYKVPFIQSVTTLPKYQMTYDVNEAEINTKDKKRMLIDNYAIWRIEDPKKMITNARTVEKAESRMEEFIYSVVRSELGQLNYDEIINDEKSSRGSLNDRITEKVNDLLGKDHYGIVVTDVRMKRTDLPSENEQSVFTRMISERESKAQEYLSMGDAEKNRIEADTDREVKELLAKAKAEAELIRADGEAEAARIYNQAFSRDPSFYSMFRTLESYKKTINDETVIVLPSDSPYARLLMGYTD; encoded by the coding sequence ATGACTAATGATAATGTAGTCAACATAGATGGTCGTGGCCCAAAAGGATTCAACTGGCGAAACTACACAAAAATAAGCATCTTTTTAGTCATCATACTTGTCCTCTTAGGAGTATTCCTTTCCAACCTCATTGTGGTTAAAGAAGGTGAATATAAAGTTATTCGGCAGTTTGGTGAAGTGGTTCGAATTGTGAAAACCCCTGGTTTAACTTATAAAGTTCCGTTCATTCAAAGTGTCACGACTCTACCAAAATATCAAATGACATATGATGTGAATGAAGCTGAGATTAACACCAAGGATAAGAAACGGATGCTCATCGATAACTATGCGATTTGGAGAATTGAAGATCCGAAAAAGATGATCACCAATGCTAGAACCGTTGAAAAGGCGGAATCCCGAATGGAGGAATTTATTTACTCCGTCGTACGTTCAGAGCTTGGGCAGCTAAACTATGATGAAATCATTAATGATGAAAAATCTTCACGTGGTTCTTTAAATGATCGGATTACTGAAAAGGTGAATGATCTTCTCGGAAAAGATCATTATGGGATTGTGGTTACTGACGTCAGGATGAAGCGGACTGATCTTCCTTCGGAGAATGAACAGTCCGTATTCACGAGAATGATTTCTGAACGAGAATCTAAAGCACAGGAATATTTGTCAATGGGTGATGCAGAAAAAAATAGAATTGAGGCTGATACTGATCGCGAAGTGAAGGAATTGTTAGCAAAAGCTAAAGCTGAAGCAGAATTGATTCGTGCTGATGGGGAAGCTGAAGCAGCAAGAATCTATAATCAGGCGTTCTCAAGAGATCCATCCTTTTATTCCATGTTCCGGACTTTAGAATCTTATAAAAAGACGATTAATGATGAGACGGTTATCGTCCTTCCCTCCGATTCCCCCTATGCACGTTTGTTGATGGGATATACAGATTAA
- a CDS encoding nodulation protein NfeD gives MLMLLPVDSSAKGEVVYVVQIEKTVEKGLHAFLKRAVETAENENADVIIFEINTPGGAVDAAADIGKLLTSTNIKTVAFINNRALSAGAYISLNMDEIYMVKGATMGAAAIIDQNGNTAGKKAESYWFAEMKNAAMHADRDPIYALAMADENVDLPEYGAEKGKLLTLTSEQAVEVKYAEGIVSNLDELLEILGYTEADVRPLELSMAEKIARFITNPFVYSILLTIGIVGLVLELFSPGFGVFGFTGISALLLFFYGHLVAGLTGYETLILFIIGIVLILLEFFISGGIVGILGFAAIISSLFLAADNVVHMGISLLMAIVVSILVSILMIKVFGKKMQLFKKLILTESTNIESGYIANKSRLELIGLVGYTLTVLRPSGTIVIEDERLDAVSEGGYIGKGSKVKVMRAEGARIIVREIPNLDKEG, from the coding sequence ATGCTTATGCTGCTCCCAGTGGACAGTTCCGCGAAAGGGGAAGTTGTCTATGTTGTACAGATTGAAAAAACAGTTGAAAAGGGATTGCACGCCTTTTTGAAAAGAGCCGTTGAAACCGCTGAGAATGAAAATGCGGACGTTATTATTTTTGAGATTAATACCCCTGGAGGAGCAGTTGATGCTGCTGCAGATATTGGCAAGCTGCTTACTTCCACGAATATCAAGACAGTAGCTTTTATTAATAACCGAGCGTTATCCGCTGGTGCCTATATTTCATTAAATATGGATGAAATCTACATGGTAAAAGGAGCAACGATGGGAGCGGCTGCTATCATTGACCAGAATGGTAATACAGCTGGAAAGAAAGCGGAATCCTATTGGTTTGCCGAAATGAAAAACGCGGCAATGCATGCCGACCGGGATCCAATTTATGCCCTGGCGATGGCCGATGAAAATGTTGATTTACCAGAGTATGGAGCCGAAAAAGGGAAATTATTAACATTAACCTCCGAACAGGCTGTAGAGGTTAAATACGCTGAAGGAATTGTTAGCAATCTTGATGAACTGCTTGAAATACTCGGATATACCGAAGCGGATGTACGACCTCTTGAACTAAGCATGGCAGAAAAAATTGCCCGCTTTATCACAAATCCATTTGTTTATTCGATTTTACTAACGATTGGCATCGTTGGTCTCGTATTGGAATTATTCTCACCAGGTTTCGGTGTTTTCGGGTTTACCGGAATTTCAGCATTGCTGCTGTTTTTTTATGGACATCTCGTCGCGGGACTTACGGGATATGAAACCCTTATTCTATTTATTATCGGGATTGTCCTGATATTATTGGAGTTTTTTATATCGGGTGGTATTGTAGGAATCCTTGGTTTTGCAGCAATTATTTCCAGTTTATTTTTGGCAGCAGATAACGTGGTTCATATGGGAATATCCCTGCTTATGGCCATTGTTGTTTCCATCTTGGTATCTATTTTAATGATTAAGGTCTTTGGTAAAAAAATGCAACTCTTTAAAAAGCTCATTTTAACAGAATCCACGAATATAGAAAGCGGTTATATCGCTAATAAAAGCCGTTTAGAATTAATCGGACTGGTGGGGTATACGTTAACAGTGCTGCGTCCATCTGGTACCATAGTCATTGAAGACGAAAGGCTAGACGCTGTAAGCGAAGGTGGATATATTGGCAAAGGATCCAAAGTAAAAGTGATGAGGGCAGAAGGGGCACGAATTATTGTAAGAGAAATACCAAATTTGGACAAGGAGGGATGA
- a CDS encoding DUF1028 domain-containing protein, with protein MGGEMDQERSMGLLIFTDEPFPYVDLRVDYSDNPLDELKKLWRYTFLWQKIIR; from the coding sequence ATGGGTGGTGAGATGGACCAAGAGCGTTCGATGGGTCTTCTCATATTTACAGATGAACCATTTCCTTATGTTGACTTAAGAGTGGACTATAGTGATAATCCTCTTGATGAATTAAAGAAACTATGGAGGTATACTTTCCTATGGCAGAAGATTATAAGGTAA
- a CDS encoding dihydrofolate reductase family protein → MSIEVKPRKIILDLAVTLDGFIEGKNGEVDWCIMDPDMGFIDFLHQIDTILYGRKSYELWGTYTPETEVTETEKELWDIVHSKQKYVFSRTQKGTNDKAIFINDQILEEVNTLKNKPGKDIWLYGGASLITTFIKLGLVDEFRLSVHPVVLGEGKPLFIDLKERVNLKLVDTKSFSSGVVQLIYHLRY, encoded by the coding sequence ATGTCGATAGAGGTAAAGCCCAGAAAAATAATATTAGATTTAGCTGTTACGTTAGATGGTTTTATTGAAGGAAAAAATGGAGAAGTAGATTGGTGCATAATGGATCCGGACATGGGGTTCATTGATTTCCTACATCAAATTGATACCATTTTATATGGAAGAAAGAGCTATGAGTTATGGGGTACATATACTCCAGAAACAGAAGTGACGGAAACGGAAAAAGAATTGTGGGATATAGTACATAGTAAACAAAAATATGTTTTTTCCAGAACGCAAAAGGGGACAAATGATAAAGCTATATTTATCAATGATCAGATACTTGAAGAAGTCAATACATTAAAGAATAAGCCTGGTAAAGACATCTGGCTATATGGTGGAGCAAGTCTTATTACTACTTTTATTAAATTAGGGCTTGTGGATGAATTTAGACTATCTGTTCATCCTGTTGTTTTGGGAGAAGGAAAACCGTTGTTTATTGATTTAAAAGAGAGAGTAAATTTAAAATTGGTTGACACCAAATCCTTCTCATCAGGCGTTGTCCAGCTAATCTATCATTTGAGGTATTAA
- a CDS encoding DinB family protein, with protein METIQSMFKHVHWANQRILETLQNGAVENKQANNLFSHILHAENVWFTRIKGNDSSQLPIWEEVGLDTCVELVKQNNHNFTGFLSNLANSELDQLVSYKNSKGTEFHNSIREILTHVALHGQYHRGQINQLLRIADLEPINVDFITFKR; from the coding sequence TTGGAAACAATCCAATCGATGTTTAAGCATGTACATTGGGCAAATCAACGAATTCTTGAAACCTTACAAAACGGTGCAGTGGAGAACAAACAGGCGAATAATCTATTCTCCCATATTCTGCATGCGGAAAACGTTTGGTTTACTAGAATAAAAGGAAACGATAGTTCACAATTACCGATTTGGGAAGAAGTCGGTTTAGATACGTGTGTTGAACTGGTTAAGCAAAATAATCATAATTTTACAGGATTTCTTTCAAATCTAGCCAATAGTGAACTTGATCAATTAGTGTCCTATAAAAATAGTAAAGGTACAGAGTTTCATAATTCCATCAGGGAAATCTTAACTCATGTTGCTCTTCATGGTCAGTACCATCGAGGACAGATTAATCAACTTCTAAGAATAGCAGACCTTGAACCAATTAATGTTGACTTTATAACTTTTAAAAGATGA
- a CDS encoding transposase yields the protein MYSAYKIQIHPDHKLFDYCDFLCFKAKNLYNLTNYYIRQVYTALKKETRNENQLHVLRDIETNLPKMNEIRQKSYEIAKIKPKKVDKSGKLIDVKLKPFEMPHHEKSFIGYGFVEALFKVMKQVDYTSMPSQSNQQTMKKVYDDWKSFFEASKKYNINPASFSGKPKIPKYKQKNGRTTCYLTNQIATIKEGNVLKLPGTHLQLNLGKVARSEGKLQQVRIVPSYGHYVVEVIFKGTQGREIHRTEKQFNELVFEPKRVMGIDLGVNNLATIVDNTGLKPLLIKGTRLKSINQYYNKLKGKYMSIIRNGKGPKEGIFTTNRMISLHRKRNNRVMDFLHKASAKVVEIALERNIDTIIIGRNVGWKLEADMQKANKQTFIQIPYTTFIEMIRYKAERKGVQVIDRDESYTSKSSFLNHDPIPTYGEEHQTIFSGYRSTRAFYKIKGSKVLIHADVNGAFNIVRKHVKNAFEGLEKNQFLQAPQKIIIKNRHAKLKASA from the coding sequence ATGTATAGTGCCTATAAAATACAAATACATCCAGACCATAAATTGTTCGATTACTGTGATTTTCTATGTTTTAAAGCGAAAAATTTGTACAACTTAACCAATTACTATATTAGACAGGTTTACACGGCGCTAAAAAAAGAAACGAGAAATGAAAATCAACTTCATGTTCTAAGGGATATTGAAACAAATTTACCTAAAATGAATGAGATTCGTCAGAAAAGCTATGAAATAGCAAAGATAAAACCTAAGAAAGTAGATAAAAGCGGCAAATTAATTGATGTAAAGTTGAAGCCATTTGAGATGCCCCATCATGAAAAGTCATTTATTGGATATGGCTTTGTAGAAGCCTTATTTAAAGTAATGAAACAAGTAGATTACACTTCTATGCCCTCCCAATCCAATCAACAAACAATGAAAAAAGTATATGATGATTGGAAAAGTTTCTTTGAAGCCTCTAAGAAATATAATATCAATCCTGCGAGCTTTTCCGGTAAGCCAAAGATTCCAAAATATAAACAGAAAAATGGAAGAACCACTTGTTATTTAACCAATCAAATAGCAACAATCAAAGAAGGAAATGTTCTTAAATTACCTGGAACCCATCTGCAGTTAAACTTAGGGAAGGTGGCCCGATCCGAGGGAAAACTGCAACAGGTTCGAATTGTCCCTTCCTATGGCCATTATGTAGTGGAAGTCATTTTTAAAGGTACACAAGGCAGGGAAATCCATCGCACTGAAAAGCAATTTAATGAATTGGTATTTGAACCTAAACGAGTAATGGGTATTGATTTGGGCGTTAATAACTTGGCAACTATCGTCGATAACACAGGGCTAAAGCCTCTGCTTATCAAGGGCACAAGGTTAAAATCAATCAATCAATACTATAACAAATTAAAGGGCAAATACATGAGTATTATTCGAAATGGTAAAGGTCCAAAAGAAGGGATATTTACTACTAACCGAATGATATCGTTACATCGGAAAAGAAATAATCGAGTCATGGATTTTTTGCATAAAGCTAGCGCAAAAGTAGTGGAAATTGCTCTAGAAAGAAACATCGATACCATTATCATCGGAAGGAATGTAGGCTGGAAATTGGAGGCTGATATGCAAAAAGCAAATAAACAGACCTTCATCCAAATTCCATATACGACTTTCATAGAAATGATTCGATACAAAGCCGAGCGAAAAGGTGTTCAAGTCATTGATAGGGACGAAAGCTACACTTCCAAGTCCAGTTTCTTGAACCATGACCCCATACCGACATACGGAGAAGAACACCAAACTATTTTTAGTGGGTATCGAAGCACTAGGGCTTTTTACAAAATTAAGGGCTCAAAAGTTCTAATCCATGCAGATGTAAATGGCGCCTTTAATATCGTTCGAAAACATGTAAAGAATGCCTTTGAAGGACTTGAAAAAAATCAATTCCTTCAAGCTCCACAAAAAATCATCATAAAAAATAGACATGCAAAGCTGAAGGCTTCGGCCTGA
- a CDS encoding CBO0543 family protein translates to MAYEKGLAQSEKAYNQFTEISSLFAKTVTEEFLFTWQWWFGLALFIVPWIVWFRLRKKDSTGRLLLGGLLTIILSLTIDLVALSLGLWSYPMVIIPLAPFLFLPYHFSLAPVAVMLALQIKPKMNTLLKGILFSTIAAFGGMNFFNAIDFYNPKNWSTVYDFIIFLTLYYAAYSVTKIESYEYPHR, encoded by the coding sequence ATGGCATATGAGAAGGGGCTCGCTCAATCAGAAAAAGCTTATAACCAGTTCACTGAGATCAGTTCTTTATTTGCAAAAACAGTAACGGAAGAATTTCTCTTTACATGGCAATGGTGGTTTGGTCTCGCACTATTTATTGTTCCATGGATTGTTTGGTTTAGGCTCAGGAAGAAAGATAGCACGGGACGTCTCCTTTTAGGCGGCTTATTGACTATTATATTATCACTTACAATCGATCTTGTTGCCTTATCTTTAGGGCTCTGGTCATACCCAATGGTAATCATCCCTCTAGCACCTTTTCTATTTTTACCCTATCACTTTTCTTTAGCACCGGTTGCGGTAATGTTAGCTCTACAAATAAAACCAAAAATGAATACCTTGTTAAAGGGTATCTTATTTTCTACAATTGCGGCATTTGGAGGAATGAATTTCTTTAATGCAATCGACTTTTACAACCCTAAGAATTGGTCCACTGTATATGATTTTATTATTTTTTTAACTCTTTACTATGCAGCTTATTCGGTAACAAAGATTGAGAGCTATGAGTATCCCCATAGATAA
- a CDS encoding DUF3231 family protein: protein MENIIETIMDAMKSLTTQDDDQPLHVGEVMACWIYLAGLELAKVSVQAGINTTSDDELKAILEEDMKLGTSQRERLHDFMIKEGITLPPAPEDMPKSDPNSIPLGVKLTDDVIANELSLKIVSLIMRAAGAASESIRTDVGLMFIQFQAEKFAFASRLKHLMRKRGWIKVPPFYVPHGSHQPLS, encoded by the coding sequence ATGGAAAATATAATAGAAACAATCATGGATGCCATGAAATCACTGACAACTCAAGATGATGACCAACCTCTTCATGTCGGAGAAGTAATGGCATGCTGGATTTACTTAGCTGGACTTGAATTAGCCAAAGTATCTGTTCAAGCAGGTATAAATACCACATCGGATGATGAACTAAAAGCAATACTTGAAGAAGATATGAAACTAGGGACCAGTCAAAGGGAAAGACTTCATGATTTCATGATTAAGGAAGGAATTACATTACCTCCTGCCCCTGAAGATATGCCAAAATCAGACCCTAACAGTATTCCTCTTGGAGTTAAATTAACGGATGATGTGATTGCAAACGAATTATCTTTAAAAATCGTTAGTTTAATTATGCGTGCTGCTGGTGCTGCTTCCGAGTCAATTCGTACAGATGTTGGATTAATGTTTATTCAGTTTCAAGCGGAAAAATTTGCCTTCGCTTCTAGGTTAAAACATTTAATGCGAAAACGCGGATGGATTAAGGTACCACCGTTTTACGTTCCACATGGTTCCCACCAACCATTAAGTTAG
- a CDS encoding DUF5316 domain-containing protein: protein MKKLIIGLSIVVIAFLISMFSSNHTLLYKITGAVGIISLILGALLSGAFLDGDRLGRNLQSESKEDRKQRFSQTNSILLIGLPNLLIAAFCFFLMK from the coding sequence ATGAAGAAATTAATTATTGGACTTAGTATCGTGGTGATCGCTTTTCTAATTTCAATGTTTTCAAGCAATCACACTTTATTATATAAAATCACAGGGGCTGTCGGAATTATCTCACTGATATTAGGTGCTTTGTTATCTGGAGCGTTCTTGGATGGGGATAGGTTAGGAAGAAATTTACAATCTGAATCAAAAGAAGATAGAAAACAAAGATTTTCACAAACTAATTCTATATTGTTAATAGGACTACCAAATTTATTAATTGCAGCGTTTTGCTTTTTTCTTATGAAATAA
- a CDS encoding GNAT family protein, translated as MFPILETDRLVLREIKKEDAEGIFDCFSNDEVTRFYGQETLESIEQAEKFVDFFSKNYNEKKGIRWGIERKGTKGIIGTIGFNAWMPKHKRAEIGYEIHPEHWRKGYTSEAVSKVLSYGFNLMNLTRIGAVVFIDNEASNNLLLKIGFQKEGVLRDYMYQNGVAHDTYVYSLLKNSK; from the coding sequence ATGTTTCCTATATTAGAGACAGACAGGCTAGTATTAAGAGAAATAAAAAAAGAAGATGCAGAAGGCATTTTCGATTGTTTTTCTAACGACGAGGTAACACGTTTTTATGGACAAGAAACATTAGAGAGTATAGAACAAGCAGAGAAATTTGTTGATTTTTTTTCAAAAAATTACAATGAAAAAAAAGGCATACGCTGGGGGATTGAAAGAAAAGGAACCAAAGGTATAATTGGAACAATTGGCTTTAATGCTTGGATGCCTAAACATAAACGAGCAGAAATAGGGTACGAAATCCATCCAGAGCATTGGAGGAAAGGATATACTTCGGAAGCAGTATCTAAAGTTCTTTCATATGGCTTTAATCTTATGAATTTAACTCGCATAGGTGCTGTTGTATTTATTGATAATGAAGCATCTAACAATTTGCTACTTAAAATTGGTTTTCAAAAAGAGGGAGTTTTGAGGGACTATATGTATCAAAATGGTGTAGCACACGATACATACGTCTACTCATTACTTAAAAATAGCAAGTAG
- a CDS encoding DUF3231 family protein, with protein MVEHSPKITSAEISMLWSTYIGDTMSTCVLKHFLHTCEDQDVIPIIKLALSYSLEHVAQISDLFTEEGIPLPNGFGDQDVNLQAKKLFSDVTYLRYLLHMGRTGLNSFSLAKSVSARKDVRNLFKQFSNQTETLYDHNVELMQEKGIFIRAPYISYPDKVEYVTEKKFLGGLVGHRRPLLGVEIAHLGVNIEVANVAKTMLLGFSQVAQSKKISDYFKEGYDLGKKMVEDFMIKLKEDDNSYPSTWDSTITNSTDPPFSDKLMLYHTNVQSAIGIGDFGLAIAASLRKDLTVNYEGYILRVGTYAVEGAKLLIDHGWFEKPPQSIDRESLRNQNK; from the coding sequence ATGGTAGAACACTCACCCAAAATAACATCTGCTGAAATTTCGATGTTATGGAGTACCTATATTGGTGACACCATGTCTACTTGTGTTCTAAAACATTTTTTACATACTTGCGAAGATCAGGATGTTATACCTATTATTAAACTTGCTCTTAGTTATTCGTTAGAACATGTGGCTCAAATATCGGATTTATTTACAGAAGAAGGTATTCCTCTTCCTAATGGATTTGGAGACCAGGATGTGAATTTGCAAGCAAAGAAACTCTTTTCCGATGTAACATATTTGCGATACTTGCTTCATATGGGGAGAACGGGATTGAATTCCTTCAGTTTGGCTAAGTCAGTTTCTGCCCGTAAAGATGTCCGTAATTTATTCAAACAGTTTTCAAATCAAACAGAAACGTTGTATGACCATAATGTAGAATTAATGCAGGAAAAAGGGATTTTTATCCGAGCTCCTTATATTTCTTATCCTGATAAAGTTGAGTATGTAACTGAGAAAAAATTCCTTGGTGGTCTAGTAGGTCATCGCCGACCGCTCCTGGGAGTAGAAATTGCCCATTTAGGTGTTAATATCGAAGTGGCAAATGTCGCGAAAACCATGCTTTTAGGATTTAGTCAAGTCGCTCAGTCCAAAAAAATTAGCGATTACTTTAAAGAAGGATATGACTTAGGAAAGAAAATGGTGGAAGATTTTATGATAAAACTAAAGGAAGACGATAATTCTTACCCCTCTACATGGGATTCTACTATTACAAATAGCACTGACCCACCGTTTTCCGATAAGTTAATGTTATATCATACGAATGTACAAAGTGCCATTGGTATTGGAGATTTTGGACTTGCCATTGCAGCATCATTACGAAAGGATTTAACGGTCAATTATGAAGGTTATATTCTTAGAGTAGGGACCTATGCTGTGGAAGGTGCAAAACTCTTAATTGATCATGGATGGTTTGAAAAACCTCCCCAATCCATTGATAGAGAATCACTTAGAAATCAAAATAAATAA